One window of the Trachemys scripta elegans isolate TJP31775 unplaced genomic scaffold, CAS_Tse_1.0 scaffold_26, whole genome shotgun sequence genome contains the following:
- the LOC117870355 gene encoding zinc finger protein 2-like, whose amino-acid sequence MEDDPASPASKAPSPLSCIRMVQAGWSEKEDGAWERSGSMRDPAMVGSSPGRPGSSPPLCPPSRCQGGHSPATPQDTDGTGQNQNGGEEEVVSPLCQEPPQSPAPGEPQPRRPFRRKHRLYMKLAPGKVTVSPSQDRGQPATAEEPGPSQGKRLRLLRGQASNFRRKKRPLENGQEAGPGNVGPSLPLRQCSGEEGQDPAPEGEEEAQGLALKREEEEGQGLAMKREEEQDQGLALEWGEEEEKRFSSPRLAGPGTARPKPDFVQLIDEHGIYSTAKLVLGSAAGELDEGVVLPPHLRRAGPQLEIREVIVDDKPFACSVCEKTFKRAWELFSHEVVHNEERPFHCDLCEASFKRHSDFKSHRLVHTEERPFHCEMCGKKFKRSSNLQEHRRIHTGERPYQCACCDKSFKTPYELQRHMLTHCTEKPFKCGDCGKDFPTSNSLLLHQRQHCDDKPHVCGVCGKKFTYGHSLKVHERVHTGDRPFVCPICGKGFKQSNALSSHERVHTGERPFVCKTCGKAFKQSSYLVIHERSHTGERPYKCEVCQKAFARPSLLLQHHRVHSEERPYKCSFCDKFFKDLAYLTVHEKVHTGETPYKCSVCDKGFAHPSNLLQHQRVHRDG is encoded by the coding sequence ATGGAGGATGATCCGGCTTCTCCTGCCAGCAAGGCCCCGTCCCCGCTGAGCTGTATCCGGATGGTCCAGGCGGGCTGGTCGGAGAAGGAAGATGGGGCCTGGGAGCGGAGTGGAAGCATGCGGGATCCAGCGATGGTGGGGAGCTCTCCAGGGCGACCCGGGAGTTCTCCCCCTCTTTGCCCACCCAGCCGGTGCCAAGGGGGGCATAGCCCTGCCACCCCCCAGGACACTGATGGGACAGGCCAGAACCAgaatgggggagaagaggaggtggtGTCCCCTCTGTGCCAGGAGCCCCCCCAGTCCCCGGCTCCAGGGGAACCACAGCCCCGCAGGCCGTTCCGGCGGAAGCACCGGCTGTACATGAAGCTGGCCCCTGGCAAGGTTACTGTGTCCCCAAGCCAGGACAGGGGGCAGCCAGCCACTGCCGAGGAGCCAGGGCCCTCTCAGGGCAAAAGGCTACGGCTGCTGCGAGGCCAAGCCAGCAACTTCCGGAGGAAGAAAAGACCTTTGGAGAatggccaggaggcagggcctggCAACGTGGGGCCCTCACTCCCACTCCGCCAgtgcagtggggaggaggggcaggacccGGCaccagagggggaggaggaggcgcagGGCTTGGCATTGaagcgggaggaggaggaggggcagggcctggcaaTGAAGCGGGAGGAGGAGCAAGACCAGGGCCTGGCactggagtggggggaagaggaggagaagaggttCAGCTCCCCCAGGTTGGCTGGGCCCGGCACCGCCCGCCCCAAGCCGGACTTCGTGCAGCTGATCGATGAGCACGGGATCTACTCCACGGCCAAGCTGGTGCTGGGCAGTGCGGCGGGCGAGCTGGACGAGGGGGTGGTGCTTCCGCCACACCTGAGGCGGGCAGGCCCCCAGCTGGAGATCCGGGAGGTGATCGTGGACGACAAGCCCTTCGCGTGCAGCGTGTGCGAGAAGACCTTCAAGCGGGCCTGGGAGCTGTTCAGCCATGAAGTGGTGCACAACGAGGAGCGGCCCTTCCACTGCGACCTCTGCGAGGCCTCCTTCAAGCGCCACTCGGACTTCAAGAGCCACCGGCTGGTGCACACCGAGGAGCGGCCCTTCCACTGCGAGATGTGCGGCAAGAAGTTCAAGCGCTCGTCCAACCTCCAGGAGCACCGGCGCATTCACACCGGCGAGCGCCCCTATCAGTGCGCCTGCTGCGACAAGAGCTTCAAGACGCCCTACGAGCTGCAGCGCCACATGCTCACCCACTGCACCGAGAAGCCCTTCAAATGCGGCGACTGCGGGAAGGACTTCCCCACCTCCAACTCGCTGCTGCTGCATCAGCGCCAGCACTGTGACGACAAGCCCCACGTCTGCGGCGTCTGTGGCAAGAAGTTCACCTACGGTCACAGCCTCAAGGTGCACGAGCGGGTTCACACCGGCGACCGGCCCTTCGTCTGCCCCATCTGTGGCAAGGGCTTCAAGCAGTCCAACGCCCTCTCCTCGCACGAGCGGGTGCACACCGGCGAGCGCCCCTTTGTCTGCAAGACCTGCGGCAAAGCCTTCAAGCAGTCGTCCTACCTGGTGATCCACGAGCGCTCGCACACGGGCGAGCGGCCCTACAAGTGCGAGGTGTGCCAGAAGGCCTTTGCCCGGCCctcgctgctgctgcagcaccacCGGGTGCATAGCGAGGAGCGCCCCTACAAGTGCAGCTTCTGCGACAAGTTCTTCAAGGACCTGGCCTACCTGACGGTGCACGAGAAGGTGCACACAGGCGAGACCCCCTACAAGTGCAGTGTCTGCGACAAGGGCTTTGCCCACCCCTCCAACCTGCTGCAGCACCAGCGTGTGCACCGCGACGGCTGA